Proteins from one Thermobifida alba genomic window:
- a CDS encoding YfjP family GTPase, with amino-acid sequence MADREADHLEGGRPSPDGGPRAAGETPDGFRYRVPAAPADSGAPPSRGRHATPSHGTPATAVDAEEAPARGRSDPDDPDNLAGWVDSLAQVEEGEMIAGRRTGPLPTLAHRPAAAPASSWDVDEEEYQPTRRELWQPMPATTRAELISKLDALAVLVEVGRGHFDPELIERARGLLKHAGARLRLSADHTVIALAGGTGSGKSSLFNALCGLELSRVGVTRPTTTAAHACVWGTEGADDLLGWLGVPPRYRHSRVSELDRDDSDITGLILLDLPDHDSVRASQTAESDHLIRTADLLIWVLDPQKYADAAVHHRYLAEMSGHGAVMVAVLNQIDRIDPEEAEELLTDLRRLLENESGVQPRVLTTSAVTGEGLRELRQLLVETVADRRAAVDRLVADLDQVVTGFAAYGEAGGTAELPPPARAALVDRLAEASGVEAVAEAVEAAHERRGARAVGWPLPRWVRRLRRDPLRVAQLDFLTEDAAQPSTGPVGAQRAEIATAIATAAEAAAGSLPDPWPQRVRTAGRTNLETLPDELGAAIAGVLPDESTAPSWWQAVRIVQYLLVASAGGGLVWLGVLLVGWVGGGLTGPALLLLAAALALASLLLGWLAGVGCRNLVAVEAARRREYVEMHGAEQVKRIAVERVVAPLEAELRTYERYCQALEEARPAGRG; translated from the coding sequence ATGGCGGACCGCGAAGCCGACCACCTGGAGGGCGGCCGCCCGTCCCCGGACGGCGGGCCGCGTGCCGCCGGCGAGACCCCCGACGGGTTCCGCTACCGGGTGCCCGCCGCCCCGGCCGACAGCGGTGCCCCGCCGTCGCGGGGCCGACACGCCACACCGTCCCACGGCACGCCCGCCACGGCGGTGGACGCCGAGGAGGCCCCCGCGAGGGGGCGCTCCGACCCCGACGACCCGGACAACCTGGCAGGCTGGGTGGACAGCCTCGCACAGGTCGAGGAGGGCGAGATGATCGCCGGGCGCCGCACCGGCCCGCTGCCCACGCTCGCCCACCGGCCCGCCGCCGCGCCCGCCTCCTCCTGGGACGTCGACGAGGAGGAGTACCAGCCCACCCGCCGCGAACTGTGGCAGCCGATGCCGGCCACCACCCGCGCGGAGCTGATCTCCAAGCTCGACGCGCTGGCCGTCCTCGTCGAGGTGGGCCGCGGCCATTTCGACCCCGAGCTCATCGAACGCGCGCGGGGGCTGCTCAAGCACGCCGGGGCGCGGCTGCGGCTGTCCGCCGACCACACCGTGATCGCCCTGGCCGGAGGAACCGGAAGCGGCAAGTCCTCGCTGTTCAACGCGCTGTGCGGGCTGGAGCTGTCCCGGGTGGGCGTCACCCGGCCGACCACCACCGCCGCGCACGCCTGCGTGTGGGGGACGGAAGGGGCCGACGACCTGCTCGGCTGGCTGGGAGTGCCGCCCCGCTACCGGCACTCCCGGGTCAGCGAACTCGACCGGGACGACTCCGACATCACCGGCCTCATCCTGCTGGACCTGCCCGACCACGACTCCGTGCGCGCCTCGCAGACCGCCGAGTCCGACCACCTCATCAGGACCGCCGACCTGCTGATCTGGGTCCTGGACCCGCAGAAGTACGCCGACGCGGCCGTCCACCACCGCTACCTGGCCGAGATGTCGGGGCACGGGGCGGTGATGGTGGCGGTGCTCAACCAGATCGACCGGATCGACCCGGAGGAGGCCGAGGAGCTCCTGACCGACCTGCGCAGGCTGCTGGAGAACGAGTCGGGGGTGCAGCCGCGGGTGCTGACCACCTCGGCGGTCACCGGGGAGGGGCTGCGGGAGCTGCGCCAGCTCCTCGTGGAGACCGTCGCCGACCGCCGTGCCGCCGTGGACCGCCTCGTCGCGGACCTGGACCAGGTGGTGACCGGCTTCGCCGCCTACGGAGAGGCGGGCGGCACCGCCGAACTCCCCCCGCCCGCCCGGGCCGCCCTGGTGGACCGGCTGGCCGAGGCCAGCGGGGTCGAGGCGGTCGCGGAGGCGGTGGAGGCCGCGCACGAGCGCCGCGGGGCCCGGGCCGTGGGATGGCCGCTGCCCCGGTGGGTGCGGCGGTTGCGCCGCGACCCGCTGCGCGTCGCCCAACTGGACTTCCTCACCGAGGACGCGGCGCAGCCGAGCACCGGGCCGGTGGGGGCGCAGCGTGCCGAGATCGCCACCGCGATCGCCACGGCGGCCGAGGCGGCGGCCGGTTCCCTGCCGGACCCGTGGCCGCAGCGGGTGCGTACCGCCGGGCGGACGAACCTGGAGACGCTCCCCGACGAACTGGGTGCGGCGATCGCGGGCGTCCTTCCCGACGAGAGCACCGCGCCCTCCTGGTGGCAGGCGGTGCGGATCGTGCAGTACCTGCTGGTCGCGTCCGCCGGAGGCGGACTGGTGTGGCTGGGCGTGCTGCTGGTCGGCTGGGTCGGCGGAGGGCTGACCGGACCGGCGCTGCTGCTCCTGGCCGCCGCGCTGGCCCTCGCCTCCCTGCTGCTGGGCTGGCTGGCCGGGGTGGGCTGCCGCAACCTCGTCGCGGTCGAGGCCGCACGCCGCCGCGAGTACGTCGAGATGCACGGCGCCGAGCAGGTCAAACGGATCGCGGTGGAGCGGGTCGTCGCGCCGCTGGAGGCCGAGCTGCGCACCTACGAGCGGTACTGCCAGGCGCTGGAGGAGGCGCGGCCCGCCGGACGCGGGTGA
- a CDS encoding MFS transporter: MGKRWLILCLAVVAQMASLSALFGVAFVLPELRQTYGITVTQAGTLAGLPSLGLLLTLLGWGVLIDRYGERVTMTASLTLTACLLALFPTVDTPLGAGILLFGVGAAGGPVNAASGRLVMGWFAARERGLAMGLRQTAQPLGMGMSAALLPVLAHHHGFAVAMLLPAVLAVAVLPLVVLFAVPPGGTRAAGAARVRPAADSSPYRHATIWRVHGVSMLLGVPQFTVVTYALVYLVEQHSWSAPTAGALLAAVQVPGALARLGAGVWSDRVGSRLGPVRIIAGCGAVSLVLLAAVSPLPEAAVVLLVVAAVLTMSHNGLTFTAVAETAGMGWAGRAMAAQNSLQAVSSSLTPVVMGALVDWFDYRAAFVAAALFGAAAIAVVPVAPRSGGRAAARP, translated from the coding sequence GTGGGGAAACGTTGGCTGATCCTGTGTCTGGCGGTCGTCGCGCAGATGGCGAGCCTGTCGGCGCTGTTCGGGGTGGCGTTCGTCCTCCCGGAGCTGCGGCAGACGTACGGGATCACCGTCACCCAGGCGGGCACCCTGGCCGGACTGCCCAGCCTCGGCCTGCTGCTGACCCTGCTGGGCTGGGGCGTGCTCATCGACCGCTACGGCGAGCGCGTCACCATGACGGCGAGCCTGACGCTCACCGCGTGCCTCCTCGCCCTGTTCCCGACGGTGGACACACCGCTGGGCGCGGGGATCCTGCTGTTCGGCGTGGGGGCGGCGGGCGGACCGGTGAACGCGGCGAGCGGCCGGCTCGTCATGGGCTGGTTCGCGGCGCGGGAGCGGGGGCTGGCGATGGGGCTGCGGCAGACCGCGCAGCCGCTGGGCATGGGGATGTCGGCAGCGCTGCTGCCGGTGCTCGCCCACCACCACGGTTTCGCCGTGGCGATGCTGCTCCCGGCGGTCCTGGCGGTGGCCGTCCTTCCCCTGGTGGTGCTGTTCGCGGTGCCTCCGGGAGGCACCCGGGCGGCGGGTGCCGCGCGGGTGCGGCCGGCCGCGGACTCGTCGCCCTACCGGCACGCCACGATCTGGCGGGTGCACGGGGTGAGCATGCTGCTGGGGGTGCCGCAGTTCACCGTGGTGACGTACGCGCTGGTGTACCTGGTGGAGCAGCACTCCTGGAGTGCGCCGACGGCGGGGGCGCTGCTGGCGGCGGTGCAGGTTCCCGGTGCGCTGGCCCGTCTGGGGGCGGGGGTCTGGTCGGACCGGGTGGGCAGCCGTCTGGGGCCGGTGCGGATCATCGCCGGGTGCGGGGCGGTGTCGCTGGTGCTGCTCGCCGCGGTGTCGCCGCTGCCGGAGGCGGCCGTGGTGCTGCTGGTCGTCGCGGCGGTGCTGACCATGAGCCACAACGGGTTGACGTTCACGGCGGTGGCCGAGACCGCCGGTATGGGGTGGGCGGGCCGGGCGATGGCGGCGCAGAACTCGTTGCAGGCGGTCAGTTCCTCGTTGACCCCCGTGGTGATGGGGGCGCTGGTCGACTGGTTCGACTACCGCGCGGCCTTCGTCGCGGCGGCGCTGTTCGGCGCCGCCGCGATCGCCGTGGTCCCCGTGGCGCCGCGGTCCGGCGGCCGGGCCGCGGCCCGGCCGTGA
- a CDS encoding DUF4192 domain-containing protein, with amino-acid sequence MTTEEHFRFPVRLSVRNPVDLIAAVPYLVGFHPSDCVLVLGTDRRDGSIDFASGCGPLTGTGHGPRALAERLARSFVGQGCSRAVVLGYGPEEPVTPYLLATRDRLVDLGAAVAETLRITGDRYWSHPRPDTDGCPPEGVAYDVHRSTIPAAAVAAGLRVRSDRGELLALVAPVDGAERAEMARATRDAEERCARLWGAFPAPRHAAFTAEGVRTVRSVVSAALDGAPPDPATVAWLGVLLVDLRVRDEAWAHIHREHAVAHVGLWSHVLRRVDPAYAAAPASLLGFAAWQNDDPLLADAALDRALEAEPDYSMARLVRRAVHCGLPPHRWEGFTPDQLAECAPLGDGDATVRPPLDGGR; translated from the coding sequence ATGACCACCGAAGAGCACTTCCGCTTCCCCGTCCGCCTCTCCGTGCGCAACCCGGTCGACCTGATCGCGGCCGTCCCCTACCTGGTCGGCTTCCACCCCTCCGACTGCGTGCTCGTCCTGGGCACCGACCGCCGCGACGGCTCCATCGACTTCGCCTCGGGCTGCGGCCCCCTCACCGGAACCGGCCACGGGCCCCGCGCACTCGCCGAGCGCCTCGCCCGCTCCTTCGTCGGCCAGGGCTGCTCGCGGGCGGTCGTCCTCGGCTACGGGCCCGAGGAGCCGGTCACCCCCTACCTGCTGGCCACCCGCGACCGCCTGGTCGACCTCGGCGCCGCCGTCGCCGAGACGCTCCGCATCACCGGGGATCGCTACTGGTCCCACCCCCGCCCCGACACCGACGGCTGTCCCCCCGAGGGAGTGGCCTACGACGTGCACCGCTCCACCATCCCCGCCGCGGCGGTCGCGGCGGGACTGCGGGTCCGCTCCGACCGGGGCGAACTCCTGGCCCTCGTGGCTCCCGTCGACGGCGCCGAACGCGCGGAGATGGCCCGGGCCACCCGGGACGCGGAGGAACGCTGCGCCCGGCTGTGGGGGGCCTTCCCGGCCCCCCGGCACGCCGCCTTCACCGCCGAGGGGGTCCGCACGGTGCGGTCCGTGGTGTCCGCGGCGCTGGACGGTGCACCGCCCGACCCCGCGACCGTGGCCTGGCTGGGCGTCCTCCTGGTCGACCTGCGCGTCCGGGACGAGGCCTGGGCCCACATCCACCGGGAGCACGCCGTCGCGCACGTCGGCCTGTGGTCGCACGTGCTGCGCCGCGTCGACCCCGCCTACGCCGCGGCGCCCGCGTCCCTGCTCGGGTTCGCCGCCTGGCAGAACGACGACCCGCTCCTGGCCGACGCGGCGCTGGACCGGGCGCTGGAGGCCGAACCGGACTACTCCATGGCCCGGCTCGTCCGCAGGGCGGTGCACTGCGGACTGCCGCCCCACCGCTGGGAGGGCTTCACCCCCGACCAGCTCGCCGAATGCGCCCCCCTCGGGGACGGCGACGCGACCGTTCGGCCGCCCCTGGACGGCGGCCGGTGA
- a CDS encoding globin has translation MTFYEAVGGEEAFTRLARRFYEGVAADPVLRPMYPEADLGPAEERLRLFLMQYWGGPSTYSERRGHPRLRMRHFPYRIGAEERDRWLTHMRAAVDDLDLPPHLEQPLWEYLVRAAYGLVNVPEDAEPPVINRSFTITSRDRRDGDEGETIRVSLS, from the coding sequence GTGACCTTCTACGAGGCGGTCGGCGGCGAGGAGGCGTTCACCCGCCTGGCCCGCCGCTTCTACGAGGGGGTCGCCGCCGACCCCGTCCTGCGCCCCATGTACCCCGAGGCCGACCTGGGGCCCGCCGAGGAACGGCTGCGCCTGTTCCTCATGCAGTACTGGGGCGGCCCGAGCACCTACAGCGAACGGCGCGGCCATCCGCGGCTGAGGATGCGGCACTTCCCGTACCGCATCGGGGCCGAGGAGCGCGACCGCTGGCTGACGCACATGCGCGCGGCCGTCGACGACCTCGACCTGCCACCCCACCTGGAACAGCCGCTGTGGGAGTACCTGGTCCGCGCCGCCTACGGCCTGGTGAACGTGCCGGAGGACGCCGAACCTCCCGTGATCAACCGGTCCTTCACCATCACCAGCCGCGACCGCCGGGACGGCGACGAGGGCGAGACGATCCGGGTCTCCCTGAGCTGA
- the cobA gene encoding uroporphyrinogen-III C-methyltransferase translates to MTYLLGLRLQGREVLVVGGGRVAQRRVPVLLEAGARVTVVSPQATTMLEGLAETGRVRWERRAYRPGDVTALGRFWLVHAATDSAEVNAAVTAEAEAARIWSVRADERHSSSAWTPATGSAAGITVGVIAGGDPLRAAGLRDAIVDGLAEGSLDARRGRAPMRGVALVGGGPGDPGLITVRGRQLLAQADVVVVDRLAPTSLLDQLPGDVEVIDAAKIPYGRSMSQESINEVLVDRARQGKFVVRLKGGDSFLFGRGGEEVAACVAAGVPVTVVPGVTSALAAPASAGIPVTHRGVAQHLHIVSAHVAPGDERSTVDWSALARSGGTIVALMGVERIGRIADALIGYGRDPRTPIAVVQEATLPTQATVVATLETAEEAVAAAGVRPPAVLVIGEVVNTARELDILHRGQNATEAPTAPGGRTGRG, encoded by the coding sequence GTGACGTATCTCCTCGGTTTGCGACTGCAGGGGCGGGAGGTGCTCGTGGTGGGCGGGGGACGCGTCGCCCAGCGCCGGGTCCCCGTGCTGCTGGAGGCGGGAGCGCGGGTCACGGTGGTCTCGCCGCAGGCCACCACCATGCTGGAAGGGCTCGCCGAGACCGGTCGGGTGCGCTGGGAGCGGCGCGCCTACCGCCCCGGCGACGTCACCGCGCTCGGCCGCTTCTGGCTGGTCCACGCGGCGACCGACTCCGCGGAGGTCAACGCGGCGGTGACGGCCGAGGCCGAGGCCGCGCGCATCTGGTCGGTCCGCGCCGACGAACGCCACTCCTCCAGCGCCTGGACCCCCGCCACCGGAAGCGCCGCGGGGATCACCGTCGGAGTGATCGCGGGCGGCGACCCCCTGCGTGCCGCGGGACTGCGCGACGCCATCGTCGACGGGCTGGCCGAGGGCTCCCTGGACGCCCGCCGGGGACGCGCCCCGATGCGCGGCGTGGCCCTGGTCGGCGGCGGCCCGGGCGACCCCGGACTGATCACGGTGCGCGGCCGGCAGCTGCTGGCGCAGGCCGACGTGGTCGTGGTGGACCGGCTCGCCCCCACCAGCCTGCTCGACCAGCTGCCCGGCGACGTGGAGGTCATCGACGCGGCCAAGATCCCCTACGGCCGCTCGATGTCCCAGGAGAGCATCAACGAGGTGCTCGTCGACCGGGCGCGGCAGGGCAAGTTCGTGGTCCGGCTCAAGGGCGGCGACTCCTTCCTGTTCGGCCGCGGCGGCGAGGAGGTCGCGGCGTGCGTCGCCGCGGGCGTCCCGGTCACCGTGGTCCCCGGAGTGACCAGCGCGCTCGCCGCTCCCGCGAGTGCGGGCATCCCCGTCACGCACCGCGGCGTCGCCCAGCACCTGCACATCGTCTCCGCCCACGTCGCCCCGGGGGACGAGCGGTCCACCGTGGACTGGTCCGCGCTCGCCCGCAGCGGCGGCACCATCGTCGCGCTCATGGGGGTCGAACGCATCGGCCGGATCGCCGACGCGCTCATCGGGTACGGTCGTGATCCCCGTACCCCGATCGCCGTCGTCCAGGAGGCCACCCTGCCGACCCAGGCCACCGTGGTGGCCACCCTGGAGACGGCTGAGGAGGCGGTCGCGGCCGCCGGGGTGCGACCTCCGGCGGTGCTCGTTATCGGAGAAGTGGTGAACACGGCCCGAGAGCTTGACATACTGCACAGAGGTCAAAACGCCACGGAAGCTCCGACCGCTCCCGGCGGGAGAACCGGCCGGGGCTGA
- a CDS encoding GTPase has protein sequence MTRPPAVPEATGPGEPMPDPFPSSADRGSDTARGGSVPTGASAAARSRRSGRGGAHRGATARDTRLEQNLEALRDRIRAIEFADGLPGAEEGRTARSDVLDQLNDYVLPRVRRTDVPLLIAVAGSTGAGKSTLVNSLVGAQVTTTGVRRPTTNSPVLACNPADVDWFSEASFLPSLPRVRQQGLAMPGKDGMLVLAATEHMPEGVALLDTPDVDSAVAAHHEFAAKFLDAADLWVFVTTSKRYADARVWQFLQVARDRDTSLAVVLSRVPRRGRQQIVAHFGAMLEANGLGAAPRFVIPETDQIAGGRFTANTADQIRGYLADVAGDEVERERIARRTLLGVLDSFRTRIPELAKYVETQAEVGRTLATSASAAFADALAEVDRGTSDGSLLRGNVLARWQDIAASGELARSLRIRNRRGARTQAEDRTRVHALEQAIRDAVEALVVAAAEHAIETAMQHWRQIPGALALAERHTIDRLPADFAYRVRTAVADWQARITELISSDGVAKRSVSRFFTYDVEAFGLVLTVGLLGFGISDHDSAVPPPPNAAPNRLLKALFGAEPLRVIGQRARDDLRTRVSALFEAEKLRFAEALAATNLPDHSESLQLHQATDHLEIAR, from the coding sequence ATGACCCGGCCGCCTGCCGTGCCGGAAGCGACAGGACCAGGTGAACCGATGCCGGACCCCTTCCCGAGCAGCGCGGATCGGGGAAGCGACACGGCCCGGGGCGGGAGCGTCCCGACCGGTGCGTCCGCTGCGGCGCGTTCCCGCAGGAGCGGCAGGGGAGGGGCGCACCGCGGAGCGACGGCTCGGGACACCCGACTGGAACAGAACCTCGAAGCGCTGCGGGACAGGATCCGCGCGATCGAGTTCGCCGACGGCCTGCCCGGAGCCGAGGAGGGGCGCACCGCGCGCAGCGACGTCCTCGACCAGCTCAACGACTACGTGCTCCCGCGGGTGCGCCGGACCGACGTCCCCCTGCTGATCGCCGTCGCGGGTTCCACCGGAGCCGGAAAGTCCACCCTGGTCAACAGCCTGGTGGGCGCCCAGGTGACCACCACCGGGGTGCGCCGCCCCACCACCAACAGCCCCGTGCTGGCCTGCAACCCGGCGGACGTGGACTGGTTCAGCGAGGCCTCGTTCCTGCCGTCGCTGCCCCGGGTCCGACAGCAGGGACTGGCCATGCCCGGCAAGGACGGGATGCTGGTGCTCGCCGCCACCGAGCACATGCCCGAGGGCGTGGCGCTGCTGGACACCCCCGACGTGGACTCCGCCGTCGCCGCGCACCACGAGTTCGCCGCGAAGTTCCTGGATGCGGCCGACCTGTGGGTGTTCGTCACCACCAGCAAACGCTACGCCGACGCCCGGGTCTGGCAGTTCCTCCAGGTCGCCCGGGACCGCGACACCTCGCTGGCGGTGGTGCTGTCCCGGGTGCCCCGGCGCGGCCGACAGCAGATCGTCGCCCACTTCGGGGCGATGCTGGAGGCCAACGGCCTGGGGGCGGCGCCCCGCTTCGTCATCCCCGAGACCGACCAGATCGCCGGCGGCCGGTTCACCGCCAACACCGCGGACCAGATCCGCGGATACCTCGCCGACGTCGCCGGGGACGAGGTGGAGCGGGAGCGGATCGCGCGCCGCACCCTCCTCGGCGTGCTCGACAGCTTCCGCACCCGCATCCCCGAACTCGCCAAGTACGTCGAGACGCAGGCCGAGGTGGGGCGGACGCTGGCCACCTCCGCGAGCGCCGCGTTCGCCGACGCCCTGGCCGAGGTCGACCGAGGCACCTCCGACGGCTCGCTGCTGCGCGGCAACGTGCTCGCCCGCTGGCAGGACATCGCCGCCAGCGGCGAACTGGCGCGTTCCCTGCGGATCCGCAACCGGCGCGGCGCCCGGACGCAGGCCGAGGACCGCACCCGGGTGCACGCCCTGGAGCAGGCGATCCGCGACGCGGTGGAGGCGCTCGTGGTCGCCGCCGCGGAGCACGCGATCGAGACGGCGATGCAGCACTGGCGGCAGATCCCCGGGGCGCTCGCCCTCGCCGAACGCCACACCATCGACCGGCTCCCCGCGGACTTCGCCTACCGGGTCCGCACCGCCGTCGCCGACTGGCAGGCCCGGATCACCGAACTCATCTCCTCCGACGGGGTGGCCAAGCGCTCGGTGTCGCGGTTCTTCACCTACGACGTCGAGGCGTTCGGCCTCGTCCTGACCGTCGGCCTGCTCGGCTTCGGCATCTCCGACCACGACAGCGCCGTCCCCCCGCCGCCCAACGCCGCACCGAACCGGCTGCTCAAGGCACTGTTCGGCGCGGAACCGCTCCGCGTCATCGGGCAGCGGGCACGCGACGACCTGCGCACGCGCGTCAGCGCACTGTTCGAGGCCGAGAAACTCCGCTTCGCGGAGGCGCTGGCCGCGACCAACCTGCCGGACCACTCCGAATCCCTACAGCTCCACCAGGCCACGGACCACCTTGAGATTGCACGATGA
- a CDS encoding sensor domain-containing diguanylate cyclase, translating into MLFRPREWALFTQPRAVVGYVVTLVAVDVLLAVVGLCTTVLRAEELLTAAAVVASGAVCVEAMRRLGMPQGMVRDLLGTWWIPVVLLLPPLYALLTPIPLYLLMQYRIQRAVVFRRVFSAAVVALAGFSASTVFHALVPGPVVLLDGVAGAAGGSALISGEGIGAAVLCAVLFTVCNTVLIAGALRLSVPEEPRRTTVWDSESLLLDAVEVCVGLIVSVLCALSLLLLLVVLPPVLLLQRSLLFQQLQTAARTDPKTGLLNAVAWERVAKTELARALRTGCPLAVLIVDIDHFKKVNDTHGHLIGDQVLLGVATALNHQLRQYDVVGRFGGEEFVVLLPGADMAEACRVAERLRTRVGRTALPVNDTTVTVTVSIGVALLRVHGRDLLELMAAADLALYRAKDSGRDRVCLPVAKAVGIPVRSANDPPAEARGS; encoded by the coding sequence GTGCTGTTCCGTCCCCGGGAGTGGGCGCTGTTCACCCAGCCGCGGGCCGTGGTCGGGTACGTGGTGACGCTCGTCGCCGTCGACGTGCTGCTGGCGGTGGTCGGACTGTGCACCACCGTCCTGCGCGCGGAGGAGCTGCTCACCGCGGCGGCCGTGGTCGCCTCCGGCGCGGTCTGCGTCGAGGCGATGCGCCGCCTGGGCATGCCCCAGGGGATGGTGCGCGACCTGCTGGGCACCTGGTGGATCCCGGTCGTGCTGCTGCTGCCGCCGCTGTACGCCCTCCTCACGCCGATCCCGCTGTACCTGCTCATGCAGTACCGGATCCAGCGCGCCGTCGTGTTCCGCCGCGTGTTCAGCGCGGCGGTGGTCGCACTCGCCGGGTTCTCCGCCTCCACCGTGTTCCACGCCCTGGTCCCCGGACCGGTGGTCCTGCTCGACGGGGTCGCCGGAGCAGCCGGGGGCAGCGCGCTGATCAGCGGGGAGGGCATCGGGGCCGCGGTGCTGTGCGCGGTCCTGTTCACCGTGTGCAACACCGTGCTCATCGCCGGGGCGCTCCGGCTCAGCGTCCCCGAGGAGCCCCGCCGCACCACGGTGTGGGACTCCGAGTCGCTGCTGCTCGACGCGGTCGAGGTGTGCGTGGGGCTGATCGTGTCCGTGCTGTGCGCGCTGTCGCTCCTCCTGCTCCTGGTGGTGCTGCCCCCGGTGCTGCTGCTCCAGCGCAGCCTGCTCTTCCAGCAGCTCCAGACGGCGGCGCGCACCGACCCCAAGACCGGGCTGCTCAACGCGGTCGCCTGGGAGCGGGTGGCCAAGACCGAGCTGGCGCGGGCGCTGCGCACCGGCTGTCCGCTGGCCGTCCTCATCGTCGACATCGACCACTTCAAGAAGGTCAACGACACCCACGGGCACCTGATCGGCGACCAGGTGCTGCTGGGTGTCGCCACCGCGCTCAACCACCAGCTCCGCCAGTACGACGTGGTCGGCCGGTTCGGCGGCGAGGAGTTCGTGGTCCTGCTGCCCGGGGCGGACATGGCCGAGGCGTGCCGGGTCGCCGAGCGGCTGCGCACCCGGGTGGGGCGCACGGCGCTGCCGGTCAACGACACCACGGTGACCGTCACCGTCTCCATCGGGGTGGCTCTGCTCCGGGTGCACGGACGGGACCTGCTGGAACTCATGGCCGCCGCCGACCTGGCGCTGTACCGGGCCAAGGACTCCGGACGCGACCGCGTCTGCCTGCCCGTGGCCAAGGCGGTGGGGATCCCCGTCCGGTCCGCCAACGACCCGCCCGCCGAGGCCCGCGGCTCCTGA
- the ettA gene encoding energy-dependent translational throttle protein EttA, whose translation MAEYIYTMRNVRKAHGDKVVLDDVSGSFLPGAKIGVVGPNGAGKSTLLKLMAGIEQPSNGEARLMPGYTVGLLAQEPQLDPAKTVLENVQDGVAETKAMLDRFNEIAEKMATDYSDELLEEMGKLQDALDHRNAWDLDSQLAQAMDALRCPPADADVSVLSGGEKRRVALCKLLLEQPDLLLLDEPTNHLDAESVQWLEQHLEKYPGTIIAITHDRYFLDNVATWILEIDRGRLYPYEGNYTTYLQTKADRLKVEGAKDAKRKKRLQEELEWVRSNPKARQSKSKARLQRYEEMAAEAAKTRKLDFEEIQIPPGPRLGSTVVEVKNLTKGFGDRVLIEDLTFSLPPNGIVGVIGPNGVGKTTLFKMIVGEEQPDSGSITIGDTVQISYVDQYRGRIDDDKNVWEVISDGESFIRVGNVEIPSRAYVAAFGFKGSDQQKKAGVLSGGERNRVNLALTLKQGGNLLLLDEPTNDLDVETLGSLENALLDFPGCAVITSHDRWFLDRVATHILAWEGGADWFWFEGNFEQYEKNKVERLGPEAARPHAVTHRKLTRD comes from the coding sequence ATGGCGGAGTACATCTACACGATGCGAAACGTGCGCAAGGCGCACGGTGACAAGGTTGTCCTGGACGACGTCTCGGGCTCCTTCCTCCCCGGCGCCAAGATCGGCGTCGTGGGTCCCAACGGCGCGGGTAAGTCCACGCTGCTGAAACTGATGGCCGGCATCGAGCAGCCGTCCAACGGCGAGGCACGCCTCATGCCCGGGTACACCGTCGGCCTGCTCGCCCAGGAACCGCAGCTCGACCCCGCCAAGACGGTCCTGGAGAACGTCCAGGACGGTGTCGCGGAGACGAAGGCGATGCTCGACCGCTTCAACGAGATCGCCGAGAAGATGGCTACGGACTACTCCGACGAGCTGCTCGAAGAGATGGGCAAGCTCCAGGACGCCCTGGACCACCGCAACGCCTGGGACCTGGACAGCCAGCTCGCCCAGGCCATGGACGCGCTGCGCTGCCCGCCCGCCGACGCCGACGTCTCGGTGCTCTCCGGCGGTGAGAAGCGCCGCGTGGCCCTGTGCAAGCTGCTGCTGGAGCAGCCCGACCTGCTGCTGCTGGACGAGCCCACCAACCACCTGGACGCCGAGAGCGTGCAGTGGCTGGAGCAGCACCTGGAGAAGTACCCGGGCACGATCATCGCGATCACCCACGACCGCTACTTCCTGGACAACGTCGCCACCTGGATCCTGGAGATCGACCGCGGACGGCTCTACCCCTACGAGGGCAACTACACCACCTACCTGCAGACCAAGGCCGACCGGCTCAAGGTCGAGGGCGCCAAGGACGCCAAGCGCAAGAAGCGCCTCCAGGAGGAGCTGGAGTGGGTCCGCTCCAACCCCAAGGCCCGCCAGTCCAAGAGCAAGGCCCGCCTGCAGCGCTACGAGGAGATGGCCGCCGAGGCCGCCAAGACCCGCAAGCTGGACTTCGAGGAGATCCAGATCCCGCCGGGTCCGCGCCTGGGCAGCACCGTGGTCGAGGTCAAGAACCTCACCAAGGGCTTCGGCGACCGCGTCCTCATCGAGGACCTGACCTTCTCCCTGCCGCCCAACGGCATCGTCGGTGTCATCGGCCCCAACGGCGTGGGCAAGACCACACTGTTCAAGATGATCGTCGGCGAGGAGCAGCCCGACAGCGGCTCCATCACCATCGGCGACACCGTCCAGATCTCCTACGTCGACCAGTACCGCGGACGGATCGACGACGACAAGAACGTCTGGGAGGTCATCTCCGACGGCGAGAGCTTCATCCGGGTCGGCAACGTGGAGATCCCCAGCCGCGCCTACGTGGCCGCGTTCGGGTTCAAGGGCTCCGACCAGCAGAAGAAGGCCGGGGTGCTGTCCGGCGGCGAACGCAACCGGGTCAACCTGGCCCTGACCCTCAAGCAGGGCGGCAACCTGCTGCTGCTGGACGAGCCCACCAACGACCTGGACGTCGAGACCCTCGGCTCGCTGGAGAACGCGCTGCTGGACTTCCCCGGCTGCGCCGTGATCACCAGCCACGACCGCTGGTTCCTGGACCGGGTCGCCACCCACATCCTCGCCTGGGAGGGCGGCGCCGACTGGTTCTGGTTCGAGGGCAACTTCGAACAGTACGAGAAGAACAAGGTCGAACGTCTCGGCCCCGAGGCGGCCCGCCCGCACGCCGTCACGCACCGCAAGCTCACCCGCGACTGA